One stretch of Pseudomonas sp. NC02 DNA includes these proteins:
- a CDS encoding TIGR03915 family putative DNA repair protein: protein MISLECDNLFSTWREQARWLLSHQIDPSHVSWGVAEVADLFATDEQYPAECGPFQARIPKALLELLESAACYHGEQRWSLLYEVLWRVSHGDRTAMMSGDKLGSELQRRIKQVQREAHHLHAFVRFIALPAEAGPQLPEYVAWHEPAHDILKVASQHFVGRMGRHRWMIATPLDGVYYDGEQLIHQRQCPVEWQALAQNVEDPHSAMWLTYYSHIFNPARLNPKVMEGHLPSRFWKNLPEGKLIPGLISEARTGKQRDGQAKLIGARPGKRISSGHG, encoded by the coding sequence ATGATCAGCCTGGAATGCGACAACCTGTTCAGCACCTGGCGCGAGCAGGCGCGCTGGTTGCTCAGCCATCAGATCGACCCCAGCCACGTGAGTTGGGGCGTGGCCGAGGTGGCGGACCTGTTTGCCACCGACGAGCAGTACCCGGCCGAGTGCGGGCCGTTCCAGGCGCGGATTCCCAAGGCGCTGCTGGAGCTGCTGGAGTCTGCCGCGTGTTATCACGGTGAACAGCGCTGGAGCCTGTTGTATGAGGTGCTGTGGCGCGTCAGCCATGGGGACCGCACGGCGATGATGTCGGGGGACAAGCTGGGCAGCGAATTGCAGCGGCGGATCAAGCAGGTGCAGCGCGAGGCCCATCACCTGCATGCGTTTGTGCGGTTTATCGCATTGCCGGCAGAGGCGGGGCCGCAGTTGCCGGAGTACGTGGCGTGGCATGAGCCGGCCCACGATATCTTGAAGGTGGCCAGCCAGCATTTTGTCGGGCGCATGGGGCGTCATCGCTGGATGATCGCCACGCCCCTGGATGGGGTTTATTACGACGGGGAGCAGTTGATTCACCAGCGGCAATGCCCGGTGGAATGGCAGGCGTTGGCGCAGAATGTCGAGGATCCCCACAGTGCGATGTGGTTGACGTACTACAGCCATATCTTTAACCCGGCGCGGTTGAATCCGAAGGTGATGGAAGGGCATTTGCCGAGCCGGTTCTGGAAGAATCTGCCGGAGGGCAAGTTGATTCCGGGGTTGATCAGCGAGGCGCGTACGGGCAAGCAGCGGGATGGGCAGGCGAAGCTGATTGGGGCGCGTCCAGGCAAGCGAATTTCAAGCGGGCACGGTTAA